The window GACGACCGGGGTGGTTGCCGCAGCCCCATTCGCTGGTACGGGGCGGCCGAGCAATGCGAGATGGCCGAGCCACCAGGCCGGCAGCGCGACGGTGACGACGAAGGCGATGAGGTAGGGCATGCCGAACAGCAGGCCGAGCCCGGTGCCGGCGGCGATGCCGCCAATGGCGGCGCCCAGCGGACCCCAGCCGAGACCGGCCACCATCAGGGGCAGCGGCGCCAGATAGAACAGCAACAGTGAAATCAGCGCGCCCGAAATGATCGAGGCGAACATCAGCGCCGAGGCACAGCCGGCAGCGAGCGCAATGAGGATATTGGTGATCATCAGCTGTCCCGCTCCTTTCGAGCGGTTAGAGGTCTAAGGACCCCAACCATCGGCGACCGGACGACCCGGAAGCCTTATGAGAAATTTCTAAACCGAACTGTCATTCCGGGGCGCTCGCTTCTTGGCGAGCGAACCCGGAATCTTTTCGTGTTCATCTCATCGGGATTCCGGGTTCGCGTCCGGCTGAAGCCGTACGCGCCCCGGAATGACGATTAGCGGATGACGTAGGGGAGCAGACCGAGGAAACGCGAGCGCTTGATGGCGCGGGCGAGTTCACGCTGCTTCTTGGCGGAGACGGCGGTGATGCGGCTCGGCACGATCTTGCCGCGCTCGGAGACGTAACGCATCAGCAGCTTGGAATCCTTGTAGTCGATCTTCGGCGCGTTCGGACCTGTGAACGGGCAGGTCTTGCGACGGCGGAAAAACGGACGGCGTGCACCAGCTTCAGCCATGATGCTTACTCCTCAACCGATGCTGCAGGGGCGGCGTCATCGTCGCGCGGACGGCGCGGACCACGATCGCCACGGAAGCCACCGCCTTCACGGTCGCCGCCACGGAAACCACCGCCTTCGCGGTCACCACGGAAACCACCTTCGCGGTCGCCACGGAAGCCGCCGCCACGGTCGTCGCGATCACGATCGCGATCGGCCTTGCGCATCATGGCCGAGGGACCTTCCTCGTGCTCTTCGACGCGAACGGTGAGATAACGGATGACGTCTTCGCTGATACGCTCCTGGCGCTCGACTTCGACGATCGCCGAGGAGGGGCCGTCGATGTTCAAGAGCACGAAGTGCGCCTTGCGATTCTTGTTCATGCGATAGGTCAGGGAACGTACGCCCCAGTTTTCCATCTTCACGACCTTGCCGCCGAGACCTTCGACGATGCCGGTCATCTGGGTGGTGAGGTCTTCGACCTGCTGGGCGCTCGCATCCTGGCGCGCGAGAAATACATGCTCATAAAGAGGCATGGGTGTCCTTTCCAATGTTAGCGCGTTTCCCGGCGGCAAGCCCTTCGAACCCTTAGGAAAGGACTCGATATTGCTCAGAAGGCGGAAGCACGGGACGACGGGCCAACTGGCCCTGCCACATCAAGTTCAAAACGGTGAAATTGCTGAGACCGTCCGTTCAGCTCCCGGCCGGGATCTGCGGATAGGCGCGTTATAGGGATTTTGAGGGGATTGGCAAGGAAAAGAGCGGAAATCGAGGGAAGATTAAGGCCCGCAATGTCGCGATTACCGTGTCCAGGTGGCTGAATTCGCCAGATTCGGGATTACCGCGGCTGCCAATCCGGCATGAGCTTTCTCCGAGGGGGCAAGATTCACAGCCTCTGCGCTGGAGACATGGACGACGAAACCGCCCTTGCCGCGGCGTTTGGCGTCGTACATCGCGCGGTCGGCCGCGCTCAATAGTTCGTCGGCGGTGGCCCCGTCGCACGGCGCTGATGCGATACCGATACTGATTCCGACCCGTGCCGTGGGGTCAAATTCGAACGGTTCGGAGATCTGAGCAATGATCCGCCGGGCAACTTCTGCGGCTTCGCCGTGTGTAATGTTCGGCAGCAGGATGACAAATTCGTCGCCGCCGATGCGGCATACGACATCGGCGTCGCGGACGCTGGCTCGCAGGCGGTTCGCGACCGCGACAAGAACGGCATCACCTGCGGCATGTCCGAGCCGGTCGTTGACGCCCTTGAAGCCGTCGAGATCAAGACAGAATACGGTGAGTTTCGCGCCTGACGATTCCGGCTTTTGTGACGGCCCCGCAAGCAGTTCAGCGAACAGCTTCAGATTCAGGGCGCGGTTCGGCAGGCCGGTGAGCAGGTCGTGATGCGCCATCAGGCGATTGTTG is drawn from Nitrobacteraceae bacterium AZCC 2146 and contains these coding sequences:
- a CDS encoding small subunit ribosomal protein S6 (product_source=KO:K02990; cath_funfam=3.30.70.60; cog=COG0360; ko=KO:K02990; pfam=PF01250; superfamily=54995; tigrfam=TIGR00166), which codes for MPLYEHVFLARQDASAQQVEDLTTQMTGIVEGLGGKVVKMENWGVRSLTYRMNKNRKAHFVLLNIDGPSSAIVEVERQERISEDVIRYLTVRVEEHEEGPSAMMRKADRDRDRDDRGGGFRGDREGGFRGDREGGGFRGGDREGGGFRGDRGPRRPRDDDAAPAASVEE
- a CDS encoding small subunit ribosomal protein S18 (product_source=KO:K02963; cath_funfam=4.10.640.10; cog=COG0238; ko=KO:K02963; pfam=PF01084; superfamily=46911; tigrfam=TIGR00165) — its product is MAEAGARRPFFRRRKTCPFTGPNAPKIDYKDSKLLMRYVSERGKIVPSRITAVSAKKQRELARAIKRSRFLGLLPYVIR